The Planctomicrobium piriforme genome includes the window CATCTGCGGGCAATTCTTTTTGCGAGGGCGGCGTGGACTGCTGATCGGGGACTCTGCCCGTCTCGCGAACGTCCCAACTTCCTGTCGAGTTCTCGGTGACCGAAAAGGAGACCTGTTGACGTTCTTCAGTAAAGAGAATTGTGAAGCCCGGTGATGCGTTGACATTGATGATTCCACCGCCATCTAGGATGCGGTACAAAAGGCGGGTATCGCTCTTCCCGTTCCCGTCCGTTTCAAATTCTCCGGCACGGTCGAGCCTCCAATGCGGCTTACCACTCATCTCGATGAGCATGAACCGGCCTGAGTAGACCGGATCTTTTTCTCCCTGCTTGCCAATGTTTGAGACAGACAGATGCACCAGAACAAGTGGAATACCGGGAATTGCCTTCGCCCCCAGAATCGAAAACTGTTCCTGATCTCCCATCGCTGATAATTGCGCCAATGGGTTGATCGAGCCGATTTGCTCACCAGTGCGATAATTCAAAATCCTCCAAGTCTCATCTCCCAGCCACGAATCTGGATTTCGAATTCGAATCACCACTTCTTCCGTCGTCGAACTCAGAAATAGGCCGTTCGCCAATGGATTGGGGAAGTCATGCAGATAACGGCTGTGCTCTCTCGGCTCACGTCGCTGAAAAACAACTTCGCCATCGGCGTTGAGGATCAGCGTCAGAAACTCACCGTAGCTGCGATCTTCCGGAGTGCCAGAAGACCCCTCCCAGCCATAGGTGTAGACATAGCCGGCGATATGACCTGAGTCGGCGACAACGGCTTCCCAGAAGGTGAACGGAAGCTGCTTTTCCCAAACGGTCACGCCGTCGCGCGTCAAGCGATAGTTTCCGACTCCGCGCCCATCACGTTCTGATGGATCGACGAACAGTGAATACTTTCCCGAAGGAGAGTAATACGTCGTCGGATTCAGATCCCTCGCATGCCCAGTATCTGCAAGCAGCAGGACCGTGAGAACACTCAGCAGAATTCGATTGACGATGCGGCCCATGCGAATTGTTCTCCTCACAATCTACGTCTCAACGTCACGGCGAAGCCCACGGTAAAATTACCAGGAAAACCGGCTTCGATAAAGAATTGAGGGCGAACTGAGATCAGTTCGCCCTCATGTCGTTTTGGTGATCAACTCCGCCGAGATTACGGCAGTGCGATGATCTGCAGATCCAGCGAGCCGTTGGGTTGCTGCAGCAGCAGGATTGCCTGGGTGCCGCTCAGTTTGTCCATCTGCACCGTGCCGTTGAGTGCGGCGATCGTTTCGAAGGCCTGGCCGGCGGTGCCGCCGTCGGGAACGTGGGCTGAGATGCCCGGGTTGTCGGCGATGCCGTCGGTACTGACTTTCATTACGCCGCGGGCACTGTTGGAGAGCAGCAGGTAGTCTTTACCGTTCTGCTTGTAGGCGATCATGTCGAGCGGCTGGTTCCGGTTCCCCAATTCGGCAACGGTGGTGCCGGTGACTTTCTCATGCTGCTTCGAGGCCGAGCTCACTTTTTCCAGCGGGAAGCGAACCAGCGGAGTGCAGACGAAGCCGGCCAACAGGTTGGGTTCGCCGTCGATGATGAACGGGATGAACGTGCGGATTGGAGCGTAATCTTCAGAACGCCCGTGGGCGCCATGGTAGAACTCGACCGTCGTGCCTGTGTCGACCGCGTCGAACGGGAACTGCACCGACCAGACGTTCGAGGCCGAGTTGTCACTGCTCAGGCCAGAGACGATCACGCGGCCTTCGATGAAGGCGAGATCGGTGATGGCGCTCGCGCGGTTGTTGCGGCGACGGCGGCCTTCGCCGACTTCCTTGTCTTCGGCTGCATTGGGAAGCGCCACCTGAGCGAACGGCACATTCTTCAGGTCGATCTCAGCAACGTCGTCCCCGTTGATCTTCAGCAATCGCGGCGACTGATTTTCAACTGCGACCGCGATGAAGGCATGGCCCGTTTCCGGATTGACCGCCAGTTCTGTCACCTTGAGAGCGGCGGGCGAACTCAGGCCCAGTTTCTTCGCAATCTTCTGTTCGATGCCGGTGATCGCCGCCGGGGCAGCGCTGGATTTGTCGTCGTTGGTGTCGATGGCGACAACTTTCGCGGCCTGGGCATCGCCGATGAATAGTATCCCATCAGGTCCGAACGTGAGCGCCGTCATCGACTTCAGTTCAGGCTGGCCCGGCTTGAGGCCATACATGTCTTCCGCCTGCACCGCGCCGACCGCCAATGCACACACGGCAACAGCGTTGCCAATCATCGAGAAACGCATGCGTCTTCCCCCAATTGAAAGTGAACTCACCTCCGCAGCTTGTCATGTTCACAAGTTTTCGCTGCAAAACAATCCGGGTGTGCCCGAGAACCTGCCAATCGGCGGAAAATCCAGGCGATCAGATTGGACAGTTTGTGAGAGTTTTTGCCGGGCGATTCAGGTGCGAGGCAATCAACTGCGGTGCAACAGGCAAGAAACTGGCGACCGACAGGCAAGCGGCCGTCAGCCAGCGGGAACGAACTGCGGTTGTGAGGAGATGGCACGTCAACTGCCTGCGGCGAATGGAGCGATTCAAACGCGCGGTCCACTCATCAGCGAGTGAGTCGGACCAGTCTTGCACGGCGCGGGCGACCAGCGGCGCGGCATCCACTGCCGACTGGATCGCCCAGGTCATCCCTTCCCCGGTCAGCGGTTCGACATAGCCTGCAGAATCACCGATCAGAAACACGCGTCGATGCGCCGCTGTCAGGCTCCGCCGCGTGAGTGGACCAGTTCCCTGCCAGTCGACCTGCGAGAGATCGCAGTCGAGCTGGATGCCAGCGGATTGCAGAATCTCGGTCGCCGCCAGGCCGGGGTTTTTGTGCCGCCGCACCAGCTTCAGGCTCATCGCGGCCGCGATATTCATCTGATCGGATTCGCAACTGGCGAGGCCGACGTAGCCGCTGGAGGTGAGAATCATCCGCAGTGCGCCCGGCACCGCGTACTGGCTCCCTACTGGGGTTGTGACGCTGAAACCGCGCCAGGCGTACGGGGAAATGCGGGTCGGAAACTCGTCAGACGTTTCGTCCAGACTGCGGCGATTGAGACCGTCGGAGATCACCACGCAACGGGCCTTCAAATTGATGGATTCGCCATCCAACTGCAGGCGCACTTGTCGAAAGTTCGGATCGGACGGCGCTTGCTCCGGCAGCAGCGTCGCCACGGTTCCCGACTGGAACTCGACGCCCGCCGCAATCGCACATTGCACGAGCGCCTGATCGAAATCGCGGCGACGAAAGCACCAGCCTCCCTGCAGTGGAACGCTCAGGCAGCGGGCGCCGCTGATGAAGTCCACATGCTCGATCGGCGCCGCACCGATCTCCGCCAAAACATGTTCCAGCCCAACAGCAGACAAGATCGAAACAGCCCGAGCATTCAAACAGCCGCCGCAGACCTTGTCTCGCGGAAAGCGTTTGGCATCGACCAGCAGTACCGATAGCCCGGATTGAGCGACCTGACGGGCGAGGACCGCTCCCGCAGGCCCTGCTCCAATAACAATCACATCGCGGTCGAACCCGTCGGAGGGAGGAATTGACGGGCGGGGTGCGGTCACGGATGGTCCCACTGCAGCAGGAACCGCTGGGGCCAATGGCTGAAGATCCGCGCGGAAGAAAGCCCCGCCTGATCGGCCAGTCGCAAGATCTCGCGACGGGAAAATGCGGCGACTACCGATTGCGGACCATCCTGATGCACGATGTACGAACGACTCAGCAGATGGCAGCCGAGCCAGGCCAGGCAATAGCCGATGGTGGTGCGCTGTAGATCGCTGACGACGACCCGTTTTCGCGCCGCCGCGGCCATGCGTTTGAGCAATCCGACCACGCGCGATTCGTCGAGGTGATGCAGAAACAGCGAACACATCACGACGTCGTAATCGTCAGGGAGGGGGGACTCGTCGACGTCGAGCGGGAAGAAGTTGACGTTCTCCAGGTTGTGAGTCTTCGCCAGTTCTCGACTGACCTGAATCGCGGTGTCGCTGCGGTCGATGCCGTGTAATTCGACATTCAGGCCGGCTCTTCGTGCCCGGAGTGCGAGCCGGCAGATGTTGTCCCCGCCGCCGCAGGCAATGTCGAGGACGCGCAGAGTCGCCTTGGTGGAAGGAGGCGCGAGTTCTTTCAGCACGGTCCAGAGCGCTGCGTCACTGCGGCAGACCGCGTTCAGACGTTTGAGACCCAGCAGTGCCCGGCGATGGACCGGGTCGGCCAGGGCGACATCATCCATCAATTCCGGAATTCGTCGACGGTGTTGAACGAACAAAGCGGCATTCCTCAACAACCGACTCACGATACTGACTGGGAAAAATGCCCGCAGCACAGTAGGAAGTTGACGGGGCTTTTACAAACAGCCCGCCCTCGTCGTTCGCGTACGAACCAAAAAGAAGAGTGGGAGCGGAAGCCAACTTTCCGTTGGAACCCGCAGCCCACTGCTTTGCCGCTTTGATCTTTCAATCGGTCGATCATGCATCAGGTTGCTCGACCATTATTTTTTGGGAGAGCCCTTGCTGTCGGATTTCTTGTCCTGCTTCGGCTTCTTGTTCTTCTTGTCGTTTTTCTGGTTGTTGTCGCCTTTGCCCATGACTTGCCGCCTTCCATAAGAGTGAGGGAACCCTGTGAGGAACTCCGTACAGGGTGTTTTTGCGGCTCTACTCTAGCAGGTCTGACAACAGAAGCATCGTCTACAGGGGCGCAGCCTGAGCATTCCTATCCCAGGTAGATCAACCGCATGGCGGAAGTGCGGAGTTGACCTGCTGCCAGATTGCTGATGCTCACTTTTTCAGTTCCATCACCTCTGAGATCGAAATCGCCCACGTCATACCAGCCCGATGGAACTGTCTTCTGATTGAC containing:
- a CDS encoding NAD(P)/FAD-dependent oxidoreductase translates to MTAPRPSIPPSDGFDRDVIVIGAGPAGAVLARQVAQSGLSVLLVDAKRFPRDKVCGGCLNARAVSILSAVGLEHVLAEIGAAPIEHVDFISGARCLSVPLQGGWCFRRRDFDQALVQCAIAAGVEFQSGTVATLLPEQAPSDPNFRQVRLQLDGESINLKARCVVISDGLNRRSLDETSDEFPTRISPYAWRGFSVTTPVGSQYAVPGALRMILTSSGYVGLASCESDQMNIAAAMSLKLVRRHKNPGLAATEILQSAGIQLDCDLSQVDWQGTGPLTRRSLTAAHRRVFLIGDSAGYVEPLTGEGMTWAIQSAVDAAPLVARAVQDWSDSLADEWTARLNRSIRRRQLTCHLLTTAVRSRWLTAACLSVASFLPVAPQLIASHLNRPAKTLTNCPI
- a CDS encoding methyltransferase domain-containing protein, with protein sequence MDDVALADPVHRRALLGLKRLNAVCRSDAALWTVLKELAPPSTKATLRVLDIACGGGDNICRLALRARRAGLNVELHGIDRSDTAIQVSRELAKTHNLENVNFFPLDVDESPLPDDYDVVMCSLFLHHLDESRVVGLLKRMAAAARKRVVVSDLQRTTIGYCLAWLGCHLLSRSYIVHQDGPQSVVAAFSRREILRLADQAGLSSARIFSHWPQRFLLQWDHP